A region of Diospyros lotus cultivar Yz01 chromosome 3, ASM1463336v1, whole genome shotgun sequence DNA encodes the following proteins:
- the LOC127797163 gene encoding calcium-transporting ATPase 12, plasma membrane-type-like, translating into MNICVSFRLMKLFPSIPLISQKAATMADQVPSSSSSSSSQCNLGILEIQDDIDGTCSSFHDIDQASLANMAKEKNMNELSRFGGIKGLAKALQTDPEDGTSGDDRDVSLRQRTFGSNTYHKPPPKGLGFFVVEAFKDTTILILLGFSALSLGFGIKEHGAGEGWYEGGNIFVAVFLVLGVSALSNFRQERQFDKLSKKSRDIKIQVARDGRRQEISIFDIVVGDVVFLTTGDQIPADGLFLRGYSLQVDESSMTGEIDLVEVDSVQNPFLLSGSKVGDGFARMLVTSVGMNTAWGKMMSSITQDSNEQTPLQARLVKLTSSIKKVVFAVAVLLRVVVLIQYFTANTDDENGNKEFTSGRADINLVFNSVVKMVAAAITEGLKLAVTLTLAYSMKRMMADQAMVRKLPACETMGSATVICTDKTGTLTMNQMKVTKFWLGKEELVEDYSGLISPEVLELFHQGVGLNTTGSIYKPVSGYMPDFSGSPTEKAILSWAVLELGMDMEKLRRSCSILHVETFNSEKKRSGVSVRKTADGGIHVHWKGAAEMVLAMCSNYRQSTGAIKSIDEERTQFETIIQGMAASSLRCIAFAHKQVSEEDMQDIGDGKAYKKLIEDDLTLLGIVGLKDPCRPGAKKAIEVCRSAGIRIKMITGDNVFTAKAIAAECGILEPNQQVNSEEVVEGVQFRNYTAEERMRKVDQIRVMARSSPFDKLLMVQCLKQKGHVVAVTGDGTNDAPALKEADVGLAMGIQGTEVAKESSDIVILDDDFASVATVLRWGRCVYNNIQKVIQFQLTVNVAALAINFIAAVSSGDVPLTAVQLLWVNLIVDTLGALALATERPTDELMHRKPVGRTEPLITNIMWRNLIAQVLFQIAVLLTLQFRGKSIFNVSEAVKNTLIFNTFVLCQVFNEFNSRNLENWNVFTGLHKNQLFIGIVGITIGLQIVMVEFLKKFADTERLDWWQWLICTALAAASWPISWVVKLIPVPEKPFLTYIRGLGSNMTTTAQAHLT; encoded by the coding sequence ATGAACATATGTGTGAGCTTCAGATTAATGAAGCTCTTTCCATCCATTCCACTTATCTCTCAAAAAGCTGCAACAATGGCTGACCAagtcccttcttcttcttcgtcttcttcttcgcaGTGCAACCTGGGAATACTTGAGATTCAAGATGATATTGATGGGACTTGTTCTTCGTTCCACGACATCGACCAAGCAAGTCTCGCAAATATGGCGAAAGAGAAAAACATGAATGAGCTTTCTAGATTTGGCGGGATCAAGGGTCTCGCCAAGGCTCTTCAGACTGACCCAGAAGACGGGACCAGTGGAGACGACCGCGACGTCAGCCTGAGGCAGAGAACGTTCGGCTCCAACACCTACCACAAGCCGCCCCCGAAAGGGCTCGGCTTCTTCGTGGTGGAGGCTTTCAAGGACACCACAATTCTCATCCTGCTGGGCTTTTCTGCCCTTTCCCTTGGCTTTGGCATCAAAGAACACGGCGCCGGAGAAGGGTGGTACGAGGGTGGCAACATCTTTGTAGCCGTCTTCCTAGTTCTTGGTGTATCTGCGCTTAGTAACTTCAGGCAGGAGAGGCAGTTTGACAAGCTATCGAAGAAAAGTAGGGACATCAAGATTCAAGTTGCAAGAGATGGACGGCGGCAAGAGATCTCCATCTTTGATATTGTGGTGGGAGATGTCGTGTTTCTGACAACTGGGGACCAAATTCCGGCCGATGGGCTGTTCCTCAGGGGCTATTCCTTGCAAGTCGATGAATCCAGCATGACGGGAGAGATCGATCTCGTAGAGGTAGATAGCGTTCAGAACCCGTTCTTGCTATCTGGTTCTAAAGTGGGAGATGGTTTTGCTCGGATGCTGGTGACATCTGTTGGGATGAACACGGCCTGGGGCAAGATGATGAGTTCCATAACCCAGGATTCCAATGAACAAACACCATTACAAGCCAGGCTTGTCAAACTGACCTCATCGATCAAGAAGGTAGTCTTCGCTGTAGCTGTCCTACTTCGAGTAGTTGTGttaattcaatatttcacaGCAAACACGGATGATGAGAATGGAAATAAGGAGTTTACCAGTGGCAGAGCAGACATAAATCTTGTGTTCAATTCTGTTGTAAAAATGGTAGCCGCTGCAATTACAGAAGGCCTCAAGTTGGCGGTCACGCTCACGCTTGCTTACTCCATGAAGAGAATGATGGCGGATCAGGCGATGGTCAGGAAGCTCCCGGCGTGTGAGACCATGGGCTCGGCCACCGTAATCTGCACAGACAAAACGGGTACATTAACAATGAATCAAATGAAAGTTACCAAGTTTTGGCTGGGCAAAGAAGAGCTAGTAGAAGACTATTCTGGATTAATTTCCCCTGAGGTCCTTGAACTGTTCCACCAAGGAGTTGGCTTGAACACCACTGGTAGCATATATAAACCAGTTTCAGGGTATATGCCTGATTTTTCTGGTAGTCCAACGGAAAAGGCAATTCTCTCTTGGGCTGTCCTGGAGCTGGGAATGGACATGGAAAAACTGAGGCGAAGCTGTAGCATTCTCCACGTTGAAACCTTTAATTCTGAGAAGAAACGAAGCGGAGTCTCAGTAAGGAAGACGGCTGATGGCGGTATTCATGTGCACTGGAAAGGTGCTGCTGAGATGGTGCTGGCAATGTGTTCAAATTACCGCCAGAGCACCGGCGCAATCAAGTCAATAGATGAAGAAAGGACGCAATTTGAGACGATAATCCAAGGAATGGCTGCGAGCAGCCTCCGATGCATTGCTTTTGCTCATAAGCAAGTTTCGGAGGAAGATATGCAAGACATTGGAGATGGAAAAGCGTACAAAAAGCTAATAGAAGACGATCTGACATTGCTGGGGATAGTTGGACTGAAAGATCCATGTAGACCAGGGGCGAAAAAAGCAATTGAGGTTTGCAGGTCTGCAGGAATTCGCATTAAAATGATAACGGGAGACAATGTATTCACAGCAAAAGCTATAGCCGCAGAATGTGGAATTCTTGAGCCTAATCAGCAGGTTAACAGTGAAGAGGTGGTGGAAGGTGTTCAGTTTCGAAACTACACCGCTGAAGAGAGAATGAGGAAGGTCGATCAGATCCGCGTCATGGCAAGATCGTCCCCGTTCGACAAGCTTTTGATGGTTCAATGCTTGAAACAGAAGGGTCATGTGGTTGCAGTCACCGGAGATGGTACAAATGATGCACCTGCACTCAAAGAAGCCGATGTGGGACTTGCCATGGGAATCCAGGGCACCGAGGTGGCCAAAGAGAGCTCAGATATTGTCATATTGGACGATGATTTTGCCTCTGTTGCCACCGTTTTGAGGTGGGGACGTTGTGTTTATAACAATATCCAAAAGGTTATCCAATTTCAACTTACCGTAAATGTTGCAGCTCTTGCGATCAATTTTATTGCAGCAGTTTCTTCCGGTGACGTTCCCCTAACAGCGGTTCAATTGTTGTGGGTAAATCTCATCGTGGATACCTTGGGTGCTTTGGCCCTAGCTACCGAGCGGCCAACAGATGAGCTGATGCACCGCAAGCCTGTGGGTAGGACCGAACCCCTCATAACAAACATTATGTGGAGAAACCTTATAGCACAAGTACTGTTCCAGATAGCCGTACTTTTGACCTTACAGTTCAGGGGCAAGTCAATCTTCAATGTGAGTGAGGCAGTAAAGAACACTCTTATCTTCAATACTTTTGTCCTTTGCCAAGTTTTCAATGAATTCAATTCAAGGAACCTGGAGAACTGGAACGTATTCACAGGTCTTCATAAGAACCAACTATTTATTGGAATTGTTGGAATAACTATTGGTCTTCAGATTGTGATGGTAGAGTTCCTGAAGAAATTTGCAGACACAGAAAGATTGGATTGGTGGCAGTGGCTGATTTGCACTGCTCTTGCTGCTGCATCGTGGCCAATAAGTTGGGTTGTGAAACTAATACCTGTCCCAGAGAAACCATTTTTAACCTATATCAGAGGTTTGGGATCCAATATGACGACGACTGCACAAGCACACCTAACATAA